In Schizosaccharomyces osmophilus chromosome 1, complete sequence, the genomic window atttacatcGTTGGTTACTTCGTCACTTACACACACTACACACTAACACAGCAACACTGGGATTTCAACTTGGTTCATCGatcttttactttattcaaaaattgtaaataaTTTATCAACCGGATACTTATTATTTACCGTATTTTTTTCAGAGATTTCGAAAGCTTCGGCGAGGTGTGGAATGCTCCGTACTTAAAACGCTTGCTGTGCTTTCTTTCAACCGTTACATATCTCAGTACTCttgtattttcaaaataaatatagtTGAAATACTAAAGTACTATTTAATAGTCAAGTTTTTGGCGCTTTGTTCCTTGGGAGACCGCTCACGTTCTTTTCAATCCCACAACCTTTCTCATATGCACAAGCGTTTTCCTATCATATATCCGTggtttttttcaatttattatggaaaatccaaatgatCATCCAGCTACGACCAACAATCACCGTAAACATCCTTCGATCACTTTACTAGGTTTACGGTCTGACAAACATTCAAAAGACTCTTCTCGTCATCATTTACCAAAGTTTGCACACACAAATCCCATTAGTGCTTCACGACCGCTTTTGCAGCATCAGTATTCGCAAAACAGCAAAATCTTGGCTGAGGTGTTTCAAAAGGCTAAGCTCTCTAGAGATACGTCCGCACCTCCTATGAATGTCAAACAAGAGGAGGCTAATATTTCTGACATAATAGACGTAAGCAACAATCAGCCGAACAGCCCTTCCTTCGCAATGAATACTAATCAAAACGATGCTGAAACCAAATTCGACAATGAACTCGCTATAGAAAACAACACAAATAAAgtcgaaaacaaaaagcctGTCAACCCTCCTTTATTTCAGAATAGAAGGATTGTTTTAGATAAGTTAGTCCAACCTGAACTAGGAAGCAAGCCGTTGGGCCCGAGTGAAGCTGCTGTAGGTAATACAGGGAACGAAGAAATTACATCCTCTTCAAGTTCAACTGTGAAAACCCCTCTAGGGGAAAGGTATCAAGAAAATCTTCCCTTAAATAATTTCAGTGTTGCAAAGGAACCCAAAGATTACGCATTGAAAGAACACTCTATTTCTAATTTATCTGCAAACAATCCGTCTACGCCAACCTCTCATACGAATGGTCCAGGTGGACCAAGAAGCTTGAATAACTCATCAGGACATGCGGCCTCTGGGATATTGGAGACAGATAGGCTTGTACAACCTGTGCCGAATCGGGACTCAAATTTACAGCATTCACCTTTCCGCGTCGATTACAGTCGAACGAGTAATTACAATGATTCCTCACATTTTTTAAGAAGAAATAAGTTTTTTCCTGGAAGGTCTTTTTCTCCAATGTCGGAAATAGTTGGAATAAATGACATTTCCTCTAATACGGATTTCTCCGATCTCCGCTCTGATGTGTGCTCATATGAGAGGAATATTCCTGCAACAACAAGTAAAATTGCTAGCTATTCTTCCGCTTCAACTTTTAGACGATTACCAAGGGCACCAGGCTCTAAGGTTCATACGGAGGTCCCCAAATCACCTCTACGCCCTCGAACGAACTATCGACCTCTTAATTATAGCTCAAAGATTGGCCCTGTTTCATTCGACAGATTACTAAAAGATGCAGATTTAGTAATGCAGAGTTTGGCCTCTCGACAACAACATAAACTAATACAGGAATCGAAGAATACCAGAAGACTTCAAAAGACTATTCGCCCATATCCTCCAAGATCCCTTAAAAGACTATCTGAATATGAACGAGCACGTCTTACCGCTTatgaattggaagaagtaaaGGACTTTCCTGAAATATACTTTATAGGATCCCGTGGCTGTGATAAAGTGAGTAAAGTTATAGCCCCCGGATGTACCGAAGAATTGGCATTTGATGATCCTAATGGAGATTATAGAGTCAACGTTGGTGATCACCTATTCTATCGGTACGAGGTTATAAACAAAGTCGGTAAAGGTAGTTTTGGCGAAGTGTTACGTTGTATCGATTACAAGTATGGAAAGTTGGTTGCAATTAAAGTCATCCGAAATCGTGTAAAATGCTATGATCAAGCATTAATTGAAGCCGGAATCCTTGAAAGGTTGACGAAAGATGAGAGTTTCATTGAGAGCAATATTATTCGATACTTTGATCATTTTAACTTCAGAAACCATCTTTGTATCGTGACTGAATTGCTGGGtgaaaatctttttgagGTAATAAGAGACAATAATTATAAAGGATTTCCTCTCATTATTGTGAAGAGCTTCACAGCCCAGCTACTTAAGTCTTTaaatttccttcaaaaacaaggaaTTATACACTGCGATCTGAAACCGGaaaatcttttgctttgtgATCACACAAATGCAAGGGTCAAGTTGATTGACTTTGGAAGCAGTTGCAGgtataatgaaaaagtttatACTTACTTGCAATCAAGGTTTTATCGTGCCCCCGAAGTTATACTAGGAATGCCTTatggaaaggaaattgatATTTGGAGTTTTGGCTGTATTTTAGCAGAATTATACACCGGTATACCTCTTTTTCCAGGCGCTAATGAGGCTGAACAATTGGGTTATATAATGGAGGTTCTAGGTGTTCCGCCAAGAGAGTTGATAACCATTTCAACCAGgtcaaaaatttattttgattctcAAGGACAGGCTCATCCAATATTTAATAGTCGAGGTCGTCCCCTTATACCTTCAACCAAAAGAATAGATCAACTCACCCGCTGTAAAAGCCCTTCTTTCCTGGACTTAATCTCAAAGTGCTTACAGTGGGACCCCAAAAAACGCATAACAATTGAAATGGCTTTACGACATGAATTTATCATAGGCAATAATTCAGAAAACATGCTAAGAAGGACGCCTTTAAATAGTCCGATCAACAGCCCAATTAAAGGTTCTAActcaaaattaaaaaatccTGTTTCTCATTCTAGGATCGCTCATCCTCTGCCTAATCCTCCTTTGTATCATAACCCATAGGGTCGTTCCATATTTTTGGCGGGCATAACTGGACATATTTATTCTTGCTTTCACTTGTTTACTATAGTTGTCATTGCTTTTCCGCATGCTCTTTACGTTCTACTTCGTCCCTCGTTTATAGGTTTAATCTTTTGCGTATTCTATACATTATTTGGATGCTAGAATTCTGAGTTGACATTATAGTTTAATTGCCAATGTATTGTAATTTATCTTTAAATAAGCATTATATAGGAAAGAATCATCcaatttcatttctctATATATTGGGTATTTTGCATTATATTGTTACCTGTCCTTATTGTTACCTTTCCTCTTTATTTTCAGCATAAACATTTTCgcaaatttcattttcttctacgAAGGCCGAAAGGCAGGTTTTTGAGAATTAGGGGAATTTATTCCTTAAAATAATGAGTTTACAAACCCTAACGAAGAGCATTCGAGACAAGAATGGAAATCGCGTAGAACAAGTCGAGCTGGCACACAATTTATGCCATAACAATATTCCGACTTACTTTCCCAATAAAGAAGAGTTTGTGGTAACATTCTTGTTAGACAGACTTAAAGAAGACACAAAAAATGGGTAAGTATTTCGTGCAGTAATGCCTTCAAACTTCTAATCTTTGCAGACAATATGAAACGTGCCTGAACAATAAATACTGGGACTTACTATTATTTGTATGGAATTCAGATAAAATCTCGATCAGTTTTAAGGTGAATTCAGTTCGAAGACAACCTATTCTACCAATTATTATCGATGTACTTGATGTCCTGAGTACTCGATTTGACAAGTCCATTTTTCTGAGTGTATGCGAAAATTTTGTTACTATCTATAGCTCTTCTGATATTCTGTTTTCTTCCAGGTCCTTCCCTGATCAAGTATCTGACTTATTATCACGGTTCTGCCATATCTTTGCTCTACATCGTAACAATGCTGATAATGATTTTGCGGATAATCGTATTCAGAAGGTATTTTGCAAGCTTATTTCGTCTTCATTGCGTGCAACGTCCAATACTCTGAAAGCTAgtgtatattttttaagtcATTCACTGAAAGGGATCTTGCAGCTTCTTTCAAGTGCCGATGCAGAAAATAAGAATTACGAATTTATCAAAAGTATTTTGACAACCTGCATACTTAGTCCCTTCACGCTGGAGGCGCTAGTCGCCAAAAAGGAGAGCAATGAAGACCTctattctctttttcgaAACATTCCTGTTGATCAAGTGGATTTAAAATCTATTCCACgccttttcaaaatctttttagATTGTATCTCCTCATTTTTGTCGGATTCAGGGAAGCATATTTCACAGCAAAAAGCTTCTGATCTCATTTATAAGCTATATGTTGAACATatgaaatttcttttgactAATGTAACGGCTTCCAAAGCCACTGTTTTTGAGGCTTTTCGTATGCTTTGTGAAATGCTTGAATCCGATAAGGTTCATCGAGGAAATCCCGACAAACCGACTTTCGATACTTTGGTAACACTTGCAAGACTATGCATGGATAACTTATCCACAGAAGATATTAGACCAACTATTTGGAATATTTTTGCATCCTTATTGAATATCGATATTGATTCAGTTTTGCCATTGGCGAACGAACTTTGGAATTTCATTGATCTTTCTAAAccagaagaaaatcaaagtaTCCTTGTGTACTTACAAAGATTAATTAATGCCCATGTACGAGCAAGAAGCTTTTCCGACTTTTGTTCTGGTTGGAATGACTCATTACTTAGATCAACCAGCTTACATACAATATATTTTGGTCATGAGCTTGTGCGTATGGTATCTGCATCTGTGGAAATAGCGTTTA contains:
- the pom2 gene encoding DYRK family protein kinase Pom2 — encoded protein: MENPNDHPATTNNHRKHPSITLLGLRSDKHSKDSSRHHLPKFAHTNPISASRPLLQHQYSQNSKILAEVFQKAKLSRDTSAPPMNVKQEEANISDIIDVSNNQPNSPSFAMNTNQNDAETKFDNELAIENNTNKVENKKPVNPPLFQNRRIVLDKLVQPELGSKPLGPSEAAVGNTGNEEITSSSSSTVKTPLGERYQENLPLNNFSVAKEPKDYALKEHSISNLSANNPSTPTSHTNGPGGPRSLNNSSGHAASGILETDRLVQPVPNRDSNLQHSPFRVDYSRTSNYNDSSHFLRRNKFFPGRSFSPMSEIVGINDISSNTDFSDLRSDVCSYERNIPATTSKIASYSSASTFRRLPRAPGSKVHTEVPKSPLRPRTNYRPLNYSSKIGPVSFDRLLKDADLVMQSLASRQQHKLIQESKNTRRLQKTIRPYPPRSLKRLSEYERARLTAYELEEVKDFPEIYFIGSRGCDKVSKVIAPGCTEELAFDDPNGDYRVNVGDHLFYRYEVINKVGKGSFGEVLRCIDYKYGKLVAIKVIRNRVKCYDQALIEAGILERLTKDESFIESNIIRYFDHFNFRNHLCIVTELLGENLFEVIRDNNYKGFPLIIVKSFTAQLLKSLNFLQKQGIIHCDLKPENLLLCDHTNARVKLIDFGSSCRYNEKVYTYLQSRFYRAPEVILGMPYGKEIDIWSFGCILAELYTGIPLFPGANEAEQLGYIMEVLGVPPRELITISTRSKIYFDSQGQAHPIFNSRGRPLIPSTKRIDQLTRCKSPSFLDLISKCLQWDPKKRITIEMALRHEFIIGNNSENMLRRTPLNSPINSPIKGSNSKLKNPVSHSRIAHPLPNPPLYHNP